One Aegilops tauschii subsp. strangulata cultivar AL8/78 chromosome 7, Aet v6.0, whole genome shotgun sequence genomic window carries:
- the LOC109744314 gene encoding PTI1-like tyrosine-protein kinase At3g15890, whose amino-acid sequence MHHRFSRVAHRVLCCGRQASGDDLNDERNGSIRWVFSLRELQSATNRFNYDNKIGEGSLGSVYWGQVWDGSQIAVKKLKNARNGTEMEFAAEVESLGRVRHKNLLSLRGYCADGPERILVYDYMPNSSLFAHLHGTHSSECLLDWRRRTFIAIGAARAIAYLHHHETPPIIHGSIKSTNVLLDSDFQAHVGDFGLMKLISDEIDHDKIIGENQRGYHAPEYVMFGKPTTGCDVYSFGIILLELTSGRKPVEKSGSQKMLGVRNWMLPLAKEGRYDEIADSKLNDKYSESELKRVVLIGLACTHREPDKRPTMLEVVSLLKGESKEMLLRLEKEELFRPDSMASSVGTTPEGSTDCILKNDEGLAGA is encoded by the exons ATGCACCACAGGTTCTCGCGGGTCGCCCACAGGGTCCTCTGCTGCGGCAGGCAAGCCTCCGGGGACGATCT GAACGACGAGCGGAATGGATCCATCAGGTGGGTGTTCTCGTTGAGGGAGCTCCAGTCGGCGACAAATAGATTCAATTACGACAACAAGATCGGAGAAGGCTCGCTTGGAAGCGTCTACTGGGGACAAGTTTGGGATGGCTCTCAG aTTGCTGTTAAAAAGTTAAAGAATGCAAGAAATGGGACAGAAATGGAATTTGCTGCAGAAGTTGAATCTTTGGGAAGAGTAAGGCACAAAAACCTCCTGAGTTTACGTGGCTATTGTGCTGATGGACCTGAACGCATTCTGGTGTATGACTATATGCCGAACTCAAGTCTTTTTGCACATCTCCACGGAACACACTCTTCGGAGTGCCTTCTTGACTGGCGGCGGAGAACATTTATTGCCATTGGTGCTGCTCGGGCTATTGC GTATCTTCACCACCATGAGACACCCCCAATAATCCATGGAAGCATCAAATCGACCAATGTGCTACTAGATTCAGATTTCCAGGCACACGTTGGGGACTTCGGTCTTATGAAGCTCATCTCAGATGAAATAGATCATGATAAGATAATCGGTGAAAATCAACGAGGTTATCATGCTCCTGAATACGTTATGTTTGGCAAACCTACAACAGGTTGTGATGTCTACAGCTTTGGCATAATACTTCTGGAGCTTACTAGTGGGAGAAAGCCAGTAGAAAAATCAGGCTCCCAAAAAATGCTCGGGGTCCGAAACTGGATGCTCCCGTTGGCGAAAGAGGGTAGATATGATGAAATCGCAGACTCAAAACTCAATGACAAGTATTCCGAGTCTGAACTAAAAAGAGTGGTGCTGATCGGACTAGCGTGCACGCACAGAGAACCAGATAAGAGACCGACGATGCTCGAGGTTGTGTCCCTGCTGAAAGGTGAATCGAAAGAGATGCTTCTGAGGCTTGAAAAGGAAGAGCTGTTTAGGCCAGATTCGATGGCTAGTTCCGTCGGAACGACTCCGGAAGGGAGCACCGACTGCATTCTTAAGAATGATGAAGGGCTGGCTGGGGCTTGA